One Pyxicephalus adspersus chromosome 3, UCB_Pads_2.0, whole genome shotgun sequence genomic window carries:
- the LOC140325370 gene encoding olfactory receptor 10A3-like codes for MAIGSTDAILYNVGPIFLNLTSIFMIFFIIYIATLFGNFLIIILVSVSRHLHFPMYIFLIHLSICDIVFTTNIAPEMLCHIWNEVGKVSLAGCISQFYIYGSSTVAESFILTAMSYDRYLAICNPLHYISAMEHGVCLRLVGVSWMVGLLVTLSTSLMVFSGDFCGPNIIDHFICELDPLLKLSCSDTSMFEMFIFILSIPIIVIPFVFIIVTYMCIFLTVLKIQSSTGRQKTFSTCSSHLTSVSTYYGTLSAIYVVPQRGHVLSKALYVLYTVVTPLFNPIIYSLRNQDIRKALEILLNRKK; via the exons ATGGCAATCGGAAGCACTGATGCCATCTTATACAATGTAGGACCAATATTCCTAAATTT GACTTCAATCTTCATgatctttttcattatttatattgcaACATTGTTTGGAAACTTCCTTATCATTATCTTAGTATCAGTAAGCCGTCATCTCCATTTTccaatgtacatatttttaattcatCTTTCTATATGTGACATTGTGTTTACCACAAACATTGCTCCTGAAATGTTGTGTCATATATGGAATGAAGTGGGTAAGGTGTCCTTAGCAGGCTGCATTTCACAATTCTACATATATGGATCCTCGACTGTTGCAGAGAGCTTTATTCTGACTGCTATGTCCTATGATCGGTATCTAGCCATCTGCAATCCTTTACATTATATTTCGGCAATGGAACATGGTGTTTGTCTGAGGCTTGTAGGCGTCTCTTGGATGGTGGGACTCTTAGTAACTCTCAGTACTTCTCTAATGGTGTTTAGCGGTGATTTCTGTGGGCCAAACATCATTGACCACTTTATATGTGAACTGGATCCGCTTTTAAAATTGTCATGTTCTGATACATCCATGTTCGAAATGTTCATCTTTATATTATCCATCCCTATAATAGTTATtccatttgtgtttattatagtaacttatatgtgtatttttttaactgttcttAAGATTCAATCTAGTACTGGAAGGCAGAAAACCTTCTCTACCTGCAGCTCACATCTGACATCAGTGAGCACCTACTATGGAACCCTGAGTGCAATTTATGTTGTTCCACAAAGAGGTCATGTACTCTCCAAggctttgtatgttttgtatacaGTGGTGACACCATTGTTCAATCCAATAATCTATAGTCTGAGGAATCAGGATATAAGAAAGGCACTTGAAATATtgttaaacaggaaaaaataa